The Ranitomeya variabilis isolate aRanVar5 chromosome 7, aRanVar5.hap1, whole genome shotgun sequence DNA window TGCACACAggttatataaatatataaatgtatatctGATCTAAATCGGAATATTATTCTTCCAGTATCCACCATTACATGTCCTTACTATTTGTCTCCTTCCTTTCAGCGCCTCCATTGGAAATCTCCATTGCTGTCATCTCCTACTTGCCCCATCGGGAGAATGTTCTCCGACCTTCGGCTAAGGGCTCGTTCTAGGCGCTGACTGTATGAGGGATGGACGTGTCTCAGAATCTGTCCGATCACAGAGACCAGGAGAAGCTCATCATCCTGCTGTCCAGCCCCCTCTCGGCCTTCATCATCCTCTCCAACCTTTTCATCATCATTGGAATTGTCTTCAACAAGAAGTTGCACAACACGGCCAATTACTTCTTCCTCAGCCTGCTGTTTGCCGACTTCTTCACCGGCGTTCTCCTGCCTTGTATCCCTCGGATGAAATTCAACAAGGACCTGGGGTATTACGGCTGTTTTCTCACCTACACGTCCCCCAATTTCTTCTTCCTTTCATTCTTGGCTAACTTGTTGATGGTGCACTACGAGAAGTACTTGTGCATCATTTATCCTTTGCACTACCGGGACCTTTGGGTGCACCGTTGTGTCCCCCTCTCCCTGTTCTTGGTGTGGACGTTTCCTTTGGTGTTCTCCTGCCTTCCATTATTGGGCTGGAATAATTGGAAAAGTAACGACACTTGTTCCTATAAACAGGTGTTCCCAAATGCCTATATATACCTGGAGACGTACGGGGTGGTCATCCCGGCCATCTTGGCCATGAGCTTCATCACCATCAAGCTCCTTTCAGTGGCCAGAAGGCAACTCAGGGAAATCAAGAAGCTGCACCGATCAGTGCAGCGGGAGGTGGTGACAGAGATGGAGCGCCAGATGGACTTGCGATACGCCAAATGTATCGCCATCTTCTCCTTGACTTTCCTCATCTGTTGGGTTCCTTACATCGCTCTTCTCCAGGTCTCGGTGCTGGTCATAGAGAATTATGAGATCAGTTTATGGATTGTCCTGACGCTCACGTGCGTAGGAAGCGGCAGCGCTGCCGTCATCCCTGTTATTTTAGGATTAAGCCACCAGCAATACACCGAACTGTGGAGGAACCTGTGCAAAAAATACTGCCAGTCCTGCTGCAAACCCAGGGGGAACCCAACAAGTCACCACCATGATATGAAGAGCAGGGAGGAGACTCTGGAAGATGAATTAACTGCTGCTAAATGATGACGTGACGCCATAGTGACGGGTCTGGTGCCAGACGTTCAGGCTCCACGGGGGGCGCTATTCAATTCCACTTGTCCATTACCCCCAATATTAAGTTATTGTAATGCAAATTATAGGAGTTATTCACTGGTTTCTGAGCTCTTTCGGCGCTGGCACATTACCCAATATACCCAACACAGCACCATTAATTGGTTTACTGTGAAAAAATGGATTATCATTGCGTAATCAGTGATGGCTCATCCCCTACCAGCCAGTGGCCTCCATGGGGCACCACAGCCCTTTATACACCCACCCAGGTACAATGGCGTGACCATAGGGGCCTCTGTGCCCGGCACTGCAGACCGGCCCCGTGCAAGTGAAATGAGCTGCAGGTAATAGTGTAAATTACAGTCCCC harbors:
- the GPBAR1 gene encoding G-protein coupled bile acid receptor 1 gives rise to the protein MDVSQNLSDHRDQEKLIILLSSPLSAFIILSNLFIIIGIVFNKKLHNTANYFFLSLLFADFFTGVLLPCIPRMKFNKDLGYYGCFLTYTSPNFFFLSFLANLLMVHYEKYLCIIYPLHYRDLWVHRCVPLSLFLVWTFPLVFSCLPLLGWNNWKSNDTCSYKQVFPNAYIYLETYGVVIPAILAMSFITIKLLSVARRQLREIKKLHRSVQREVVTEMERQMDLRYAKCIAIFSLTFLICWVPYIALLQVSVLVIENYEISLWIVLTLTCVGSGSAAVIPVILGLSHQQYTELWRNLCKKYCQSCCKPRGNPTSHHHDMKSREETLEDELTAAK